In a single window of the Streptacidiphilus sp. P02-A3a genome:
- a CDS encoding ATP/GTP-binding protein, with the protein MLLNFRTANHRSIRDEQQLQLHPAFEADRPEGTDWQAVPVVGIFGANAAGKSNIVDALEYMAFMVVNSHRDAEPDGGVPRRPFRLDESALSDPSWYVVDLLLDDIRYTYGFSVDDERVVNEWLYSYPLGKKRKIFERSDGDFEPGDSQEKRELRLVESITEPNVLFMSLAARSKQSDFQPVYQWFQKGLNFRRLKSPTDVLEMNRFFETPKRYPELVELLRAADLGIEEWGVEEIQTTAPRRPHGPIHKEGRQFEKVTRPWIGQRGRDGVVRMSLQDQSAGTRALLEQLPRFLAVLRHGGTLVVDEIDSSLHPRLTAQLIRMFQDPETNKHGAQLIFTSHDASLLGKDSGEDILKRDQVWFVEKNQYGESEIFALAEFKPRRNENRERRYLGGSYGGVPFIDSSFTRALLQGEGTADGAGAEAERP; encoded by the coding sequence GTGCTGCTGAACTTCAGAACGGCGAATCATCGCTCGATCCGGGACGAGCAACAGCTTCAGCTGCACCCGGCCTTCGAAGCGGACCGCCCCGAGGGCACCGACTGGCAGGCGGTCCCGGTCGTCGGCATCTTCGGAGCCAACGCGGCAGGCAAGTCGAACATCGTCGACGCCCTGGAGTACATGGCCTTCATGGTGGTGAATTCCCACCGTGACGCCGAACCGGACGGCGGTGTGCCGCGGCGCCCCTTCCGCCTTGACGAGTCCGCGCTTTCCGATCCTTCCTGGTACGTGGTGGACCTGCTGCTCGACGACATCCGCTACACCTACGGCTTCAGCGTGGACGACGAGCGGGTTGTCAACGAATGGCTCTACAGCTATCCGCTGGGGAAGAAACGTAAGATCTTCGAACGGTCCGACGGTGACTTCGAGCCCGGCGACTCGCAGGAGAAGCGCGAGCTGAGACTGGTCGAAAGCATCACCGAGCCCAATGTGCTGTTCATGTCCCTGGCCGCCCGCTCCAAGCAGTCGGATTTCCAGCCGGTCTATCAGTGGTTCCAGAAGGGGCTGAATTTTCGGCGCCTGAAGTCGCCGACGGATGTCCTTGAAATGAATCGATTCTTCGAGACGCCGAAGCGCTACCCGGAGCTGGTGGAACTTCTCAGGGCAGCCGATCTCGGAATCGAGGAATGGGGAGTGGAGGAAATCCAGACCACGGCGCCTCGTCGCCCGCACGGACCCATCCACAAGGAGGGTCGCCAGTTCGAGAAGGTCACCCGGCCGTGGATCGGCCAGCGCGGGCGCGACGGCGTCGTGCGCATGAGTCTGCAGGACCAGTCCGCCGGGACCCGGGCTCTACTGGAGCAGCTTCCCCGATTCCTCGCCGTGTTGCGCCACGGTGGGACCCTGGTGGTGGATGAGATCGACTCCAGCCTGCATCCGAGGCTCACCGCCCAGTTGATCAGGATGTTCCAGGATCCGGAGACCAACAAGCACGGCGCCCAGCTCATCTTCACCAGCCATGACGCGAGCCTGCTCGGCAAGGACAGCGGCGAGGACATCCTCAAGCGGGACCAGGTCTGGTTCGTGGAGAAGAACCAGTACGGCGAATCGGAGATCTTCGCCCTCGCGGAGTTCAAGCCGCGCCGGAACGAGAACCGGGAGCGACGCTACCTCGGCGGCAGCTACGGCGGCGTCCCCTTCATCGACAGCAGTTTCACCCGGGCGCTGCTCCAGGGGGAGGGGACAGCGGATGGCGCGGGAGCCGAAGCCGAGCGGCCGTAG
- a CDS encoding RloB family protein: MAREPKPSGRRGPSFESTLGRAVNSREPRERLLVVCGAKVTERDYIQGLCSVVRNPAVSVKVIEHPRSPSQVVAYAAQYARTTGEEYDQTWCVLDVDQFVDIDQAQADADAENIHIALSNPCFELWLILHFADHRSHAASYKQLESVIARCLPGKYSKTGLRFADYQQGWPDAVRRAKQLAAPGHEARVNPATGMWRLALAIGDTPARGAVRGERR; the protein is encoded by the coding sequence ATGGCGCGGGAGCCGAAGCCGAGCGGCCGTAGAGGTCCGTCGTTCGAGTCCACCCTCGGCCGAGCGGTCAACAGCCGCGAGCCCCGCGAGCGACTGCTCGTGGTCTGTGGCGCGAAGGTGACCGAGCGGGACTACATCCAGGGCCTCTGCTCCGTCGTGCGGAATCCAGCGGTCTCGGTCAAGGTGATCGAGCACCCCAGATCCCCGTCCCAGGTCGTCGCATATGCCGCGCAGTACGCCCGAACCACCGGTGAGGAATACGACCAGACCTGGTGCGTGCTCGATGTCGACCAGTTCGTCGATATCGACCAGGCGCAGGCCGACGCGGACGCCGAGAACATCCATATCGCGCTGTCCAATCCCTGCTTCGAACTCTGGCTCATCTTACATTTCGCCGATCACCGCAGCCACGCCGCCAGTTACAAGCAGCTTGAATCGGTGATTGCGAGATGCCTGCCGGGGAAATACAGCAAAACGGGCCTCAGGTTCGCTGACTACCAGCAGGGATGGCCCGACGCGGTACGCCGGGCAAAGCAGCTCGCCGCCCCCGGCCACGAGGCACGCGTCAACCCCGCCACCGGCATGTGGCGCCTCGCCCTCGCCATCGGCGACACCCCCGCGCGCGGTGCCGTTCGGGGCGAACGCCGCTGA
- a CDS encoding phosphocholine-specific phospholipase C: MAPVTRRTFLGSAAALGAAIGLDALPGTAPRASAATTGTITDVKHVVVLMQENRSFDHYFGTLKGVRGFSDRATIEIAGGNSVFNQPNGSGRQYPWQLSATDTWYFGVSKEQLAQCDGSLDHSWSTQHEAWNNGKMDSWVSAKGSVRTLGFMNRSDIPFHYALADAYTICDAYHCSILSATGPNRTYLWSGEIDPAGAAGGPAYDGGSESGLKWQTYAETLQNAGVSWKVYQNASDNFGDNALAYFSQFTGAASSSPLAHYGMGSVPSTGNTPVDIANALAADAKAGTLPQVSWVVSNQLYSEHPDGPPENGAYFVNLVIQALASDPDVFNSTVLFLNYDENDGFFDHVPPPVAPAGTAGEFYSGENIGLGFRVPMIVASPWTRGGFVDSQVYDHTSVIRFLETWTSALGTPAVCNNISTWRRQVCGDLTGAFDFANPVYGPPALPAATATISQTTASLMVNPSPGTNSLPTQEAGTKPARALPYQPNAWVDHIEYDADNATLLWLDLANQGPQATAYAHYSVYSNAGNTGGPWQYTVAPHNAATGTDGSASASFSIGANNGNGAYDLTVLGPNRFLRHFAGNATTAGSTAEAVTSYATAPNTGAEAVWFALRNTGGSAVTFTITSNNYRTDGPWTYNVAAGATVSDYFNAVTVANGWYDFTVTVSGDSSWSRRATGHIETGAVTVTG, from the coding sequence GTGGCACCCGTCACCCGTCGTACCTTCCTCGGCTCCGCCGCCGCCCTCGGCGCGGCGATCGGCCTGGATGCCCTGCCCGGCACCGCGCCCCGCGCGTCCGCCGCCACCACCGGCACCATCACCGACGTCAAGCACGTCGTGGTACTGATGCAGGAGAACCGCAGCTTCGACCACTACTTCGGCACGCTGAAGGGGGTGCGCGGCTTCAGTGACCGGGCCACCATCGAGATCGCCGGAGGCAACAGCGTCTTCAACCAGCCCAACGGCAGCGGCCGCCAGTACCCCTGGCAGCTGAGCGCCACCGACACCTGGTACTTCGGCGTCAGCAAGGAGCAACTGGCGCAGTGTGACGGCTCGTTGGACCACTCCTGGTCCACCCAGCACGAGGCGTGGAACAACGGGAAGATGGACTCCTGGGTCTCCGCCAAGGGCTCGGTGCGGACCCTGGGCTTCATGAACCGCTCGGACATCCCGTTCCACTACGCGCTCGCCGACGCCTACACCATCTGCGACGCGTACCACTGCTCGATCCTGTCCGCGACCGGCCCGAACCGCACCTACCTGTGGTCCGGCGAGATCGACCCGGCGGGCGCCGCGGGCGGTCCGGCCTACGACGGCGGCTCCGAGTCCGGCCTGAAGTGGCAGACCTACGCCGAGACGCTGCAGAACGCCGGGGTGAGCTGGAAGGTCTACCAGAACGCCTCCGACAACTTCGGCGACAACGCACTGGCCTACTTCAGCCAGTTCACCGGCGCCGCGAGCAGCAGCCCGCTGGCCCACTACGGCATGGGCTCGGTGCCCAGCACCGGCAACACCCCGGTCGACATCGCCAACGCCCTCGCCGCCGACGCCAAGGCCGGTACCCTGCCGCAGGTCTCCTGGGTGGTCTCCAACCAGCTCTACTCCGAGCACCCGGACGGGCCGCCGGAGAACGGCGCGTACTTCGTCAACCTGGTCATCCAGGCCCTGGCGTCGGACCCGGACGTCTTCAACTCCACCGTGCTGTTCCTCAACTACGACGAGAACGACGGCTTCTTCGACCACGTGCCGCCGCCGGTCGCCCCGGCCGGGACCGCCGGGGAGTTCTACTCCGGCGAGAACATCGGCCTCGGCTTCCGGGTCCCGATGATCGTCGCCTCGCCGTGGACCCGCGGTGGCTTCGTCGACTCCCAGGTCTACGACCACACCAGCGTCATCCGCTTCCTGGAGACCTGGACCTCGGCCCTGGGCACCCCCGCCGTCTGCAACAACATCAGCACCTGGCGCCGCCAGGTGTGCGGTGACCTCACCGGCGCCTTCGACTTCGCCAACCCGGTCTACGGGCCGCCGGCCCTGCCGGCCGCCACCGCCACCATCAGCCAGACCACCGCCAGCCTGATGGTCAACCCGAGCCCGGGCACCAACTCCCTGCCCACCCAGGAGGCCGGTACCAAGCCCGCCCGCGCGCTGCCCTACCAGCCCAACGCCTGGGTCGACCACATCGAGTACGACGCCGACAACGCGACCCTGCTCTGGCTGGACCTGGCCAACCAGGGCCCGCAGGCCACCGCCTACGCGCACTACTCGGTCTACTCCAACGCCGGGAACACCGGCGGCCCCTGGCAGTACACGGTGGCCCCGCACAACGCCGCCACCGGCACCGACGGCAGCGCCAGCGCCTCCTTCAGCATCGGCGCCAACAACGGCAACGGCGCGTACGACCTGACCGTGCTCGGCCCCAACCGCTTCCTGCGCCACTTCGCCGGCAACGCCACCACCGCCGGGAGCACCGCCGAGGCCGTCACGTCCTACGCGACCGCCCCGAACACCGGCGCGGAGGCGGTCTGGTTCGCCCTGAGGAACACCGGCGGCAGTGCCGTCACCTTCACCATCACCTCGAACAACTACCGCACCGACGGCCCCTGGACGTACAACGTCGCCGCCGGTGCCACCGTCTCCGACTACTTCAACGCGGTCACCGTCGCCAACGGCTGGTACGACTTCACGGTCACCGTCAGCGGCGACTCCAGCTGGAGCCGCCGCGCCACCGGCCACATCGAGACCGGTGCGGTGACCGTCACCGGCTGA
- a CDS encoding ML domain-containing protein produces MTTTSTGNADWASAGTASDPFTVTSVSFDPQPPVKGQSLTVTLNGTLNQNLTGGQVHITAKYGLVTVFRRSSPLVAAQPGNYTAQAVLDITSDSPSGTYNVNLTLTDQDNQEIAGVNARFSLT; encoded by the coding sequence ATGACGACCACATCGACCGGAAACGCCGACTGGGCGAGCGCGGGAACCGCCAGCGACCCGTTCACCGTCACCAGCGTCTCGTTCGATCCGCAGCCCCCGGTCAAGGGGCAGTCCCTGACCGTGACGCTGAACGGGACCCTCAACCAGAACCTCACCGGCGGACAGGTCCACATCACGGCCAAGTACGGACTCGTGACCGTCTTCAGGCGGTCCTCGCCGCTCGTCGCCGCTCAGCCCGGCAACTACACCGCACAGGCCGTGCTCGACATCACCAGTGACTCGCCCAGCGGCACGTACAACGTGAACCTGACGCTCACCGACCAGGACAACCAGGAGATCGCCGGGGTCAACGCCCGGTTCTCCCTCACCTGA
- a CDS encoding helix-turn-helix transcriptional regulator, which translates to MAEEAEPHAISVHLDRLLAERGLTLVELSELVGVTPVNLSVLKNGRARAIRFSTLGRLCEALDCTPGDLLTHAPAPEPASALEPEDHA; encoded by the coding sequence ATGGCCGAGGAGGCCGAGCCGCACGCGATCAGCGTCCATCTGGACCGGCTGCTCGCCGAGCGCGGGCTGACCCTGGTGGAGCTGTCGGAGCTGGTCGGGGTGACCCCGGTGAACCTCTCCGTCCTGAAGAACGGCCGCGCCCGGGCGATCCGCTTCTCCACCCTGGGCAGGCTCTGCGAAGCCCTGGACTGCACCCCCGGCGACCTGCTGACGCACGCCCCCGCCCCCGAGCCCGCCTCCGCCCTCGAACCCGAGGATCACGCGTGA
- a CDS encoding phosphocholine-specific phospholipase C codes for MDQQSQQSPEQVSDGDTGLSRRTFMAASAGAAAVGVPAVGAIAGASSAAATTPAAAKAQAAAHHAPKLTRTIQDAKHIVVLMQENRSFDHYYGTLRGVRGFGDQATIELAGGYSVFDQPNGGGRQYPWAFSSTSPAGGADPERLAQCNGDLAHSWSDQHNAWNDGKLDSWVAAKGNVRTLGHLQRADIPFHYALADNWTICDAYHCSILSATGPNRTYLWSGMIDPAGTAGGPAYNGGDESGLKWQTYAEALQNAGVTWKVYQNANDNFGDNGLAYFSQFTSAPASSPLASLGMGSVPPATGRTPDDIAAAIRADVLSGNLPQVSWVVSDQQSSEHPYATPQDGAHFVHLVMDALNADPDVFNSTVLFLNYDENDGFFDHVPPPAAAAGTAGEFYSGQNIGLGFRVPMTVISPWSRGGWVNSEVFDHTSVIRFLEVWTKAIGKPAVCPNISDWRRAVCGDLTSTLDFTKPVFGMPQLPDTTATIGLAACGPLPNPSPTDNALPVQEPGTRPARALPYQPNANLSSYAFGSGGSAQVWIAMDNLGAQARNAAHFAIYANAFRGGGPWQYTVPAAGTVSDFFNVGTGYGDGSYDLTVTGPNRFLRRFQGNATTASAKLAVTADYQGTGLRFTLANTGTSIAVFTVTPNNYQTGKAVQYVVKPGRDSRHSIEVHGSAHGWYDVTLTCDLDPTWSQRYTGHIENGRTSVSG; via the coding sequence ATGGATCAGCAATCGCAGCAGTCCCCCGAGCAGGTCTCCGACGGCGACACCGGTCTCAGCCGACGCACCTTCATGGCCGCCTCCGCCGGTGCCGCCGCTGTCGGTGTCCCGGCCGTCGGCGCCATCGCCGGGGCGAGCTCGGCCGCCGCCACCACCCCGGCCGCCGCCAAGGCCCAGGCCGCCGCGCACCACGCGCCCAAGCTGACCCGCACCATCCAGGACGCCAAGCACATCGTGGTGCTGATGCAGGAGAACCGCAGCTTCGACCACTACTACGGCACGCTGCGCGGGGTGCGCGGCTTCGGTGACCAGGCCACCATCGAACTCGCGGGCGGCTACAGCGTGTTCGACCAGCCGAACGGCGGCGGTCGGCAGTACCCGTGGGCGTTCAGCTCCACCAGCCCGGCCGGCGGCGCCGACCCGGAGCGGCTGGCGCAGTGCAACGGCGACCTCGCGCACAGCTGGTCCGACCAGCACAACGCTTGGAACGACGGCAAGTTGGACTCCTGGGTGGCGGCCAAGGGCAACGTCAGGACGCTGGGCCACCTACAGCGCGCGGACATCCCGTTCCACTACGCGCTGGCCGACAACTGGACCATCTGCGACGCCTACCACTGCTCGATCCTCAGTGCGACCGGCCCCAACCGCACCTACCTGTGGAGCGGCATGATCGACCCGGCCGGTACCGCGGGCGGTCCGGCGTACAACGGCGGCGACGAGTCGGGCCTGAAGTGGCAGACCTACGCGGAGGCGCTGCAGAACGCGGGGGTGACCTGGAAGGTCTACCAGAACGCGAACGACAACTTCGGCGACAACGGCTTGGCGTACTTCAGCCAGTTCACCTCGGCCCCGGCCAGCAGCCCGCTGGCCTCGCTGGGCATGGGCAGCGTCCCGCCCGCCACCGGCCGCACCCCGGACGACATCGCCGCCGCGATCCGCGCCGACGTGCTCTCCGGGAACCTGCCGCAGGTCTCCTGGGTGGTCTCGGACCAGCAGAGCTCGGAGCACCCGTACGCGACCCCGCAGGACGGCGCGCACTTCGTGCACCTGGTGATGGACGCCCTGAACGCCGACCCGGACGTCTTCAACTCGACCGTGCTGTTCCTCAACTACGACGAGAACGACGGCTTCTTCGACCACGTGCCGCCGCCCGCCGCCGCGGCCGGGACCGCCGGGGAGTTCTACTCCGGCCAGAACATCGGCCTCGGCTTCCGGGTCCCGATGACCGTCATCTCCCCCTGGAGCCGCGGTGGTTGGGTTAACTCCGAGGTCTTCGACCACACATCGGTGATCCGCTTCCTGGAGGTCTGGACGAAGGCCATCGGCAAGCCCGCGGTCTGCCCGAACATCAGCGACTGGCGCCGCGCCGTCTGCGGCGACCTGACCAGCACGCTCGACTTCACCAAGCCGGTCTTCGGCATGCCGCAGCTCCCGGACACCACGGCCACCATCGGCCTCGCCGCCTGCGGCCCGCTGCCGAACCCGTCGCCGACGGACAACGCGCTGCCGGTGCAGGAGCCGGGCACCCGCCCGGCCCGGGCGCTGCCCTACCAGCCGAACGCCAACCTGAGCTCGTACGCGTTCGGTTCCGGTGGTTCGGCGCAGGTCTGGATCGCCATGGACAACCTCGGCGCGCAGGCCCGCAACGCCGCCCACTTCGCCATCTACGCCAACGCCTTCCGCGGTGGCGGCCCGTGGCAGTACACGGTGCCCGCCGCCGGTACGGTCAGCGACTTCTTCAACGTCGGCACCGGCTACGGCGACGGCTCGTACGACCTGACGGTCACCGGCCCCAACCGCTTCCTGCGGCGCTTCCAGGGCAACGCCACCACGGCGAGCGCGAAGCTCGCGGTGACCGCCGACTACCAGGGCACGGGCCTGCGCTTCACCCTCGCCAACACCGGTACCTCGATCGCGGTGTTCACCGTCACACCCAACAACTACCAGACCGGCAAGGCGGTCCAGTACGTGGTGAAGCCGGGCCGCGACAGCCGTCACAGCATCGAGGTCCACGGCTCGGCCCACGGCTGGTACGACGTCACCCTCACCTGCGACCTGGACCCGACCTGGTCCCAGCGCTACACCGGCCACATCGAGAACGGCCGCACCAGCGTCAGCGGCTGA
- a CDS encoding VOC family protein produces the protein MIGKLQAFALDCPDPAALAAFYAELVGGRVVDDGSEWVELEGTVLAFQRVADYRPPSWPGQEQPQQAHLDIHVGDLDTGQAQVLALGATLLEDFGGSKGWRVFADPAGHPFCLCRA, from the coding sequence ATGATCGGCAAGCTTCAGGCCTTTGCACTCGACTGTCCCGACCCGGCGGCGCTGGCCGCCTTCTACGCGGAGCTGGTCGGCGGCCGGGTGGTCGACGACGGCTCCGAATGGGTGGAGCTGGAGGGCACCGTGCTGGCCTTCCAGCGGGTCGCCGACTACCGCCCGCCGTCCTGGCCGGGCCAGGAACAGCCGCAGCAGGCCCACCTCGACATCCACGTCGGCGACCTGGACACCGGGCAGGCCCAGGTGCTGGCGCTGGGCGCGACCCTGCTGGAGGACTTCGGGGGCAGCAAGGGCTGGCGGGTCTTCGCCGACCCGGCCGGGCACCCGTTCTGCCTCTGCCGGGCGTGA
- a CDS encoding TIGR03936 family radical SAM-associated protein — protein sequence MQRIRLRYTKRGRLRFTSHRDFQRALERALRRSAVPMAYSAGFSPHPRISFANAVPTGAASEAEYVELALSAHRDPEQLRAQLDESLPIGLDITDAVEVRTPNFTERLEASIWELRLDGADPDEVRAAVAAFLAQESVEVQRQTKNGIRTFDARGAVVSLELAESQVGAGIPGLPESSTDIPAGRGCAILRLVVRHATPAVRPDDVLSGLRVTADLALPVPAGATRLAQGPLDAESGAVTDPFAPDRGAAEALPSEAAEPQPV from the coding sequence GTGCAGCGCATCCGCTTGCGCTACACCAAGCGCGGTCGGCTGCGCTTCACCAGCCACCGCGACTTCCAGCGCGCGCTTGAGCGCGCGCTGCGCCGCTCGGCCGTGCCGATGGCGTACTCGGCGGGCTTCTCGCCGCACCCCCGGATCAGCTTCGCCAACGCCGTTCCCACCGGCGCCGCCAGCGAGGCCGAGTACGTGGAGCTGGCGCTCAGCGCCCACCGCGACCCGGAGCAGCTGCGGGCGCAGCTGGACGAGTCACTGCCGATCGGGCTGGACATCACCGACGCGGTCGAGGTGCGCACCCCGAACTTCACCGAGCGGCTGGAGGCCTCGATCTGGGAGCTCCGGCTGGACGGCGCGGACCCGGACGAGGTCCGGGCGGCCGTGGCCGCCTTCCTCGCCCAGGAGTCCGTAGAGGTCCAGCGGCAGACCAAGAACGGCATTCGCACGTTCGACGCGCGCGGCGCGGTGGTGTCCCTGGAACTGGCCGAATCGCAGGTCGGCGCCGGTATCCCGGGGCTACCTGAAAGTAGTACCGATATCCCCGCAGGCCGTGGCTGTGCGATACTGCGGCTGGTTGTTCGGCACGCAACACCCGCCGTCCGACCCGATGACGTCCTGTCCGGTCTTCGCGTGACGGCCGACCTGGCGCTGCCGGTCCCCGCTGGGGCGACCAGGCTGGCGCAGGGGCCGCTAGACGCGGAGTCCGGTGCGGTGACCGACCCGTTCGCGCCCGACCGTGGCGCGGCAGAGGCCCTGCCCTCCGAGGCGGCCGAGCCGCAGCCCGTGTAG